A portion of the Pseudomonas protegens CHA0 genome contains these proteins:
- a CDS encoding cyclase family protein codes for MCGIENDKNHPNTRQLLEGLPKNWGKWGPDDEVGALNYLQQAEVLRGVAAVRQGKTFTLQVQIGHPGGDPMWPARNPSMRFNTLDRSHYQAGKQPSMTGGAEYCDDVIFMQLQGSTQYDALGHAWYDNQLWNGYDASSTVGGMAKASVLPIAERGVVGRAVLIDMARHRGKKYLGRGETFNHLDLLAAAQAQGVAIEKRDILIIRTGSMGAFYEYGKTEFFKDLVEPGLTYSRELVDWFNQMEIPNLVTDTIANEVITDPVSGVQIPLHCALMRNLGIAFTEIVLLEELAEDCAVDGQWTFLYTAAPLKIVGGSGAPVNPIVIK; via the coding sequence ATGTGTGGGATCGAGAACGACAAGAACCACCCCAATACCCGGCAACTGCTTGAAGGCCTGCCCAAGAACTGGGGCAAGTGGGGCCCGGACGACGAAGTCGGTGCCCTCAACTACCTGCAACAGGCCGAGGTACTGCGGGGCGTGGCCGCCGTGCGCCAGGGCAAGACCTTCACCCTGCAAGTGCAGATCGGCCATCCCGGCGGCGACCCGATGTGGCCGGCACGCAACCCGTCGATGCGTTTCAATACCCTGGACCGCAGCCACTATCAGGCCGGCAAGCAGCCCTCCATGACCGGTGGCGCCGAGTACTGCGACGACGTGATCTTCATGCAGCTGCAGGGCTCGACCCAGTACGACGCCCTGGGCCATGCCTGGTACGACAACCAGCTGTGGAACGGCTACGACGCCAGCAGCACTGTCGGCGGCATGGCCAAGGCCAGTGTGTTGCCGATTGCCGAGCGCGGCGTGGTGGGCCGTGCGGTGCTGATCGACATGGCCCGGCACCGCGGCAAGAAGTACCTGGGGCGCGGCGAGACCTTCAACCACCTGGACCTGCTGGCCGCTGCCCAGGCCCAGGGCGTGGCCATCGAGAAGCGCGACATCCTCATCATCCGCACCGGTTCCATGGGCGCCTTCTACGAGTACGGCAAGACCGAGTTCTTCAAGGACCTGGTGGAACCCGGGCTGACCTACAGCCGGGAACTGGTGGACTGGTTCAACCAGATGGAGATCCCCAATCTGGTCACCGACACCATCGCCAACGAGGTGATCACCGACCCGGTGTCCGGGGTGCAGATTCCCCTGCATTGCGCGCTGATGCGCAACCTGGGGATCGCCTTCACCGAGATCGTGCTGCTTGAAGAACTGGCCGAGGATTGCGCCGTCGATGGCCAGTGGACCTTCCTCTACACCGCCGCGCCGCTGAAGATCGTCGGCGGCAGCGGAGCGCCGGTGAACCCCATCGTCATCAAGTAA